A single region of the Nicotiana sylvestris chromosome 6, ASM39365v2, whole genome shotgun sequence genome encodes:
- the LOC104231223 gene encoding pentatricopeptide repeat-containing protein At2g20710, mitochondrial-like isoform X1 — protein MVKLLQQSVAGLKSWYKCNPTSLMVFRFSTNSQTLASSSEEDNLRKLVRYTPSTVSVIPIINQWVNEGKTVDYEDLKKAIKYLRAVRRFNHALQIYEWINNSEHPHLSSRDVAVRLDLISKARGLEAAEEYFASIPDTLRASCVYIALLNCYADAKSLIKAEDTMQKMRDLGNADLVTYNVMMNLYAKMGDLKKLHSLVQEMEDKGIAGNAFSYTIRLNAYASVPDIKEMEKLLMKMEEDPLLIEWNGYAVAAKGYMRAGDVEKASEVLNKCEHLSKEKNARLANEVILSLYASMGKKNDVYRIWNKLKNRRKVCSSSYLSMISGLEKLDDIDGAEKIFAECEAKEVYFDIRIPNLLIAIYCRKGQLGKAESIMERLLESGKRPNYRTWDHLALGYCLHHQTEKAVETLKKAIFASDPLQKPNIHSWPSCVDYLQSNGDTERAEEIKKWLEERGLFSAECERSDNCIRNGNCGSEELYETEELEETG, from the exons ATGGTGAAGCTTCTCCAGCAGAGTGTTGCTGGTCTGAAATCATGGTATAAATGTAACCCTACTTCACTTATGGTATTCAGATTTTCTACCAATTCTCAAACCCTAGCATCTTCTTCAGAGGAAGACAATCTCAGAAAGCTAGTACGTTATACACCCTCTACTGTGTCCGTTATACCAATAATTAACCAGTGGGTTAATGAAGGGAAGACCGTGGATTATGAGGACCTCAAGAAAGCTATCAAGTATCTCCGGGCAGTCAGGCGCTTCAACCATGCTCTCCAA ATTTATGAATGGATTAACAACTCAGAGCATCCTCATTTATCATCTAGAGATGTTGCAGTCCGACTGGATTTGATATCAAAAGCTCGTGGATTGGAAGCAGCAGAGGAGTATTTCGCCAGCATTCCAGATACTCTTAGAGCTTCTTGTGTGTATATCGCTCTTTTGAACTGCTATGCTGATGCAAAATCATTGATAAAAGCGGAAGATACAATGCAAAAGATGAGGGATCTGGGGAATGCTGACTTAGTGACTTACAATGTTATGATGAACCTTTATGCTAAAATGGGAGACCTTAAGAAACTACACTCGTTAGTGCAAGAGATGGAAGATAAGGGAATTGCCGGTAATGCATTCTCCTATACTATCCGCTTAAATGCGTATGCATCTGTTCCCGATATTAAGGAGATGGAGAAACTTTTGATGAAGATGGAAGAAGATCCGCTGCTGATTGAATGGAATGGTTATGCAGTCGCTGCCAAGGGCTACATGAGAGCTGGTGATGTAGAAAAGGCTTCAGAGGTATTGAATAAATGCGAGCATCTAAGTAAGGAGAAAAATGCAAGGCTTGCTAATGAAGTCATTCTTTCCCTCTATGCTAGTATGGGAAAGAAAAATGATGTCTATCGTATTTGGAACAAATTAAAGAATAGACGTAAGGTCTGCAGTTCAAGTTATCTTTCCATGATAAGTGGACTGGAAAAGTTAGATGATATTGATGGTGCAGAGAAGATATTTGCCGAGTGCGAAGCGAAAGAGGTATATTTTGACATTAGAATTCCAAATTTGCTCATAGCCATCTACTGCAGAAAGGGTCAATTGGGAAAGGCTGAATCCATTATGGAAAGACTCTTGGAGAGTGGGAAGAGGCCAAACTATAGAACGTGGGATCATCTGGCGCTCGGATATTGTTTACACCATCAGACGGAGAAGGCAGTTGAAACATTGAAGAAAGCAATCTTCGCAAGTGACCCACTACAGAAGCCAAATATTCACAGTTGGCCTTCGTGTGTTGATTACTTGCAGTCAAATGGAGATACTGAAAGAGCAGAAGAGATTAAAAAATGGCTTGAGGAGCGAGGTCTCTTCTCAGCAGAGTGTGAAAGGTCTGATAACTGTATTAGAAATGGAAATTGTGGGTCTGAAGAACTTTATGAAACAGAAGAACTTGAGGAGACTGGGTGA
- the LOC104231223 gene encoding pentatricopeptide repeat-containing protein At2g20710, mitochondrial-like isoform X2, which yields MKGRPWIMRTSRKLSSISGQSGASTMLSKDVAVRLDLISKARGLEAAEEYFASIPDTLRASCVYIALLNCYADAKSLIKAEDTMQKMRDLGNADLVTYNVMMNLYAKMGDLKKLHSLVQEMEDKGIAGNAFSYTIRLNAYASVPDIKEMEKLLMKMEEDPLLIEWNGYAVAAKGYMRAGDVEKASEVLNKCEHLSKEKNARLANEVILSLYASMGKKNDVYRIWNKLKNRRKVCSSSYLSMISGLEKLDDIDGAEKIFAECEAKEVYFDIRIPNLLIAIYCRKGQLGKAESIMERLLESGKRPNYRTWDHLALGYCLHHQTEKAVETLKKAIFASDPLQKPNIHSWPSCVDYLQSNGDTERAEEIKKWLEERGLFSAECERSDNCIRNGNCGSEELYETEELEETG from the exons ATGAAGGGAAGACCGTGGATTATGAGGACCTCAAGAAAGCTATCAAGTATCTCCGGGCAGTCAGGCGCTTCAACCATGCTCTCCAA AGATGTTGCAGTCCGACTGGATTTGATATCAAAAGCTCGTGGATTGGAAGCAGCAGAGGAGTATTTCGCCAGCATTCCAGATACTCTTAGAGCTTCTTGTGTGTATATCGCTCTTTTGAACTGCTATGCTGATGCAAAATCATTGATAAAAGCGGAAGATACAATGCAAAAGATGAGGGATCTGGGGAATGCTGACTTAGTGACTTACAATGTTATGATGAACCTTTATGCTAAAATGGGAGACCTTAAGAAACTACACTCGTTAGTGCAAGAGATGGAAGATAAGGGAATTGCCGGTAATGCATTCTCCTATACTATCCGCTTAAATGCGTATGCATCTGTTCCCGATATTAAGGAGATGGAGAAACTTTTGATGAAGATGGAAGAAGATCCGCTGCTGATTGAATGGAATGGTTATGCAGTCGCTGCCAAGGGCTACATGAGAGCTGGTGATGTAGAAAAGGCTTCAGAGGTATTGAATAAATGCGAGCATCTAAGTAAGGAGAAAAATGCAAGGCTTGCTAATGAAGTCATTCTTTCCCTCTATGCTAGTATGGGAAAGAAAAATGATGTCTATCGTATTTGGAACAAATTAAAGAATAGACGTAAGGTCTGCAGTTCAAGTTATCTTTCCATGATAAGTGGACTGGAAAAGTTAGATGATATTGATGGTGCAGAGAAGATATTTGCCGAGTGCGAAGCGAAAGAGGTATATTTTGACATTAGAATTCCAAATTTGCTCATAGCCATCTACTGCAGAAAGGGTCAATTGGGAAAGGCTGAATCCATTATGGAAAGACTCTTGGAGAGTGGGAAGAGGCCAAACTATAGAACGTGGGATCATCTGGCGCTCGGATATTGTTTACACCATCAGACGGAGAAGGCAGTTGAAACATTGAAGAAAGCAATCTTCGCAAGTGACCCACTACAGAAGCCAAATATTCACAGTTGGCCTTCGTGTGTTGATTACTTGCAGTCAAATGGAGATACTGAAAGAGCAGAAGAGATTAAAAAATGGCTTGAGGAGCGAGGTCTCTTCTCAGCAGAGTGTGAAAGGTCTGATAACTGTATTAGAAATGGAAATTGTGGGTCTGAAGAACTTTATGAAACAGAAGAACTTGAGGAGACTGGGTGA